Proteins encoded within one genomic window of Candidatus Bathyarchaeota archaeon:
- a CDS encoding TATA-box-binding protein, giving the protein MPKVKPIIQIENVVASVTLNQTLDLMSIVKALPDMVEYEPEQFPGLVFRLKKPKTATLIFNSGKMVCTGAKSEELAKRAVRKVIRELKRGGIVIIGKPEIKIQNIVASANMGGRIDLERAVFTLGKTMYEPEQFPGLIYRMDDPKVVILLFASGKLVCTGAKKEEEVKRAVYKLQKRLEEEELITYEE; this is encoded by the coding sequence ATACAGATAGAAAATGTCGTAGCCTCTGTTACGTTAAACCAGACCCTTGACTTGATGTCTATAGTCAAAGCCCTCCCCGATATGGTGGAATACGAGCCTGAGCAGTTCCCAGGCCTTGTCTTCAGATTGAAGAAACCTAAAACAGCGACCCTGATCTTCAACTCAGGAAAGATGGTGTGCACAGGGGCTAAGTCTGAGGAGCTCGCCAAAAGAGCCGTTAGAAAAGTGATAAGGGAGCTCAAAAGAGGTGGTATAGTCATAATAGGTAAGCCTGAGATCAAGATTCAAAACATCGTCGCGTCCGCCAACATGGGCGGTAGAATAGACCTTGAAAGAGCCGTCTTCACATTGGGTAAAACCATGTATGAACCTGAGCAGTTCCCAGGTCTCATATATAGGATGGATGACCCTAAGGTCGTTATCCTCCTATTCGCAAGCGGTAAACTCGTGTGCACAGGAGCTAAGAAGGAGGAGGAGGTTAAACGAGCCGTCTACAAGCTCCAGAAGAGGCTTGAGGAAGAAGAGCTTATAACCTACGAGGAGTAG
- a CDS encoding nucleotidyltransferase domain-containing protein, translated as MVDEMLEKARIFSEELASRYGCRIAAAALYGSRVAGYAKPSSDVDVLLIFEKHPKGILYVYEEFGGLPFSVLTVDKRLFEYDLEKSALGEFVAGRLLTPFIPITGGDYLRSCSVRFKKKVVLEALVNLEAEYPEVYTEFRIKPEYFLLEKLWRRARMYPPVKYSYTRMLSEELRDRNLPLMMEGFMEALKQLEEEGVVRFENGYVVPVKSLGQRANKVLSVFKSIERATRGYIVHGYAGRSVSPMKVAWEFASKILRETGSSENMELERPEHYIYLPSEIGYSSLFERLSPEKVVETLEPFRGFKVVSVEKLGGVLNFVDLLTLRRNGETRRIVVKRFKDWYGFKWFPLSIWTVGVQKFALKGKARMLREYSAFMRLSRWGLPSPRVLRVDLADKLLFTEYVEGRSFSDVLKRFFSGLESEEALESCRLVGRIMAEIHNRGMILGDPNPNNIRVSDGTIYFLDLEQSSMGGDKSWDIAELLYFTGHLTINHEKAEEFASSVLEGYLEIGDPETVRRVAEPKYLRVFTLITPPNVLLAINRVCKNVSTPRRL; from the coding sequence ATGGTCGACGAGATGCTGGAGAAAGCTAGGATATTTTCAGAGGAGCTGGCTTCTAGATACGGCTGCCGGATAGCGGCGGCTGCGCTGTATGGCTCTAGGGTCGCCGGGTACGCTAAGCCGTCGAGCGACGTAGACGTATTATTGATTTTCGAGAAGCACCCGAAGGGTATACTCTATGTCTATGAGGAGTTCGGGGGCTTACCTTTCTCGGTTTTAACGGTCGATAAGAGGCTTTTCGAGTACGACTTGGAGAAGAGCGCGTTGGGAGAGTTTGTGGCTGGGAGGCTTCTAACGCCGTTTATACCCATAACAGGTGGAGACTACCTCAGAAGCTGCTCGGTCAGGTTCAAGAAGAAAGTCGTGCTCGAGGCTCTCGTAAACCTCGAAGCGGAATACCCGGAGGTTTACACGGAGTTCAGGATCAAGCCGGAATACTTCCTTCTGGAGAAGCTTTGGCGGAGGGCGAGGATGTATCCCCCGGTGAAGTACAGCTATACGAGGATGCTATCTGAGGAGCTTAGAGATCGGAACCTACCCCTCATGATGGAGGGGTTCATGGAGGCCTTAAAGCAGCTTGAAGAAGAGGGGGTGGTGAGGTTCGAGAACGGGTATGTGGTTCCGGTTAAAAGCCTAGGTCAGAGAGCTAACAAGGTGCTATCGGTCTTCAAATCCATCGAAAGGGCGACGAGGGGTTACATAGTCCACGGATATGCTGGTAGAAGCGTTAGCCCCATGAAGGTTGCTTGGGAGTTCGCGTCTAAAATACTGCGGGAAACGGGGTCTTCGGAGAACATGGAGCTTGAACGCCCAGAGCATTACATCTATCTGCCGTCTGAGATAGGCTATTCAAGCCTCTTCGAGAGGCTGTCGCCTGAGAAGGTCGTGGAAACACTTGAGCCTTTCAGAGGGTTTAAGGTCGTCTCGGTCGAGAAGCTCGGCGGTGTCTTAAACTTCGTCGACCTTCTAACCCTGAGGAGGAACGGTGAAACCCGTAGGATAGTCGTCAAGAGGTTTAAAGACTGGTATGGGTTTAAGTGGTTCCCCCTATCGATATGGACCGTAGGCGTCCAGAAGTTCGCTCTTAAGGGTAAAGCTAGGATGCTCAGGGAGTACTCCGCGTTCATGAGGCTCTCTAGGTGGGGTCTACCTAGCCCCAGGGTTCTTCGCGTAGACTTAGCCGATAAACTCCTGTTCACAGAATACGTCGAGGGGCGGAGCTTCAGCGATGTCTTGAAGAGGTTTTTCTCAGGACTTGAGTCGGAGGAGGCTCTCGAATCATGTAGGCTTGTCGGAAGGATTATGGCGGAGATCCATAACCGTGGGATGATTCTCGGAGACCCTAACCCGAATAACATCAGAGTTTCAGACGGGACTATTTATTTCCTAGATCTAGAGCAGTCGTCTATGGGTGGAGACAAATCTTGGGACATAGCGGAGCTACTATACTTTACAGGACACCTGACTATAAATCATGAGAAGGCTGAAGAGTTTGCATCGTCTGTTTTAGAGGGCTATCTAGAAATAGGTGACCCTGAAACCGTTAGACGGGTTGCGGAGCCAAAATACCTTAGGGTCTTCACGTTGATCACGCCGCCGAACGTTCTACTAGCTATAAACAGGGTTTGTAAAAACGTGTCTACTCCTCGTAGGTTATAA